Below is a genomic region from Lonchura striata isolate bLonStr1 chromosome 28, bLonStr1.mat, whole genome shotgun sequence.
cagaTTCTGGGAATTCCGTCCCGGCTCCCTCCTCCCTGGATTCTGGGAATTCcggcccagctccctgctcccggGTCCGGTACCTGCCCAGCCGCTCCCGGGTGGCGATGGAATTCCGGAGCAGGCTGTCGATGCTGCGGAAGCACACGCTGCTGTCCGCCATGCTCCTGACGGCGCTGCAAAGGCGGGAAAAGCGGGACAGGGACggagctggaattcccagagttCGGCTGCTCCCCTCCCCGATCCCGGGAAACCTCGGGCCGGAGGAGCTTGGTGCTGTGGGAAGGTGGGGAACTCCCACCAAGGCCCCAAATTCCTGCCGGgtgttcccaaatcccagctcttcccgggatcctgctgtgctttccagaccagaattccaggaatttCCCTCTCAAAgtgaaaatcccaaatcccagttcattcccaggATCCCGCTGTGCTTTCCAgcccggaattccaggaatttccCTCTCAAAgtgaaaatcccaaatcccaattcaTTCCCGGGATCCTGCTCTGTTTTCCAGCccagaattccaggaatttCCCTCTCAAAgtgaaaatcccaaatcccaattcaTTCCCAGGATTCTGCTCTGTTTTCCAGCccagaattccaggaatttCCCTCTCAAAgtgaaaatcccaaatcccacctctTCCCAACTCATTCCCGGGATCCCGCTGTGCTTTCCAgcctggaattccaggaatttccctttcaaagtgaaaatcccaaatcccaattcaTTCCCGGGATCCTGCTctgttttccagcctggaattccaggaatttccCTCTCAAAGTCAAATTCCTGCTAAGAACTCAAAgctcatcccaaatcccagctcaTTCCCTGGATTTTCCCACCCAAAATTCCAGGAATTCCCCTCCTCCCAGGGtgcaaatcccaaaccccagcctccccccagccccattcccggCTCCCTGGCGCGTTTTCCAGcccggaattccgggaattccgggatccCCAGACCTGCAGGCGTACTCCACGGTGTAGATGgctccctggctctgctcctcccagctctgcatgTCCGACTGCAGGGGGGAAAACAGGGAtcaggaaaacagggaaaacagggaaaacagggatcagggaaacagggaaaacagggaataGGGAAACAGGGAATAGGGAAACAGGGAtcaggaaaacagggaaaacagggaatagggaaacagggaaaacagggatcagggaaacagggaaaacagggaaaacagggaataGGGAAACAGGGAATagggaaacagggaaaacagggatcaggaaaacagggaaaacagggaatagggaaaacagggaatagggaaacagggaaaacagggatcaggaaaacagggaaaacagggGAAACAGGGATCAGGGAAACAGGGATCAGGGAAAACAGGGATCAGGGAAAACAGGGATCAGGGAAAACAGGGAtcagggaaacagggaaaacagggatcaggaaaacagggaaaacagggaataGGGAAACAGGGAATagggaaacagggaaaacagGGGAAACAGGGATCAGGGAAAACAGGGATCAGGGAAAACAGGGATCAGGGAAAACAGGGATCAGGGAAACAGGGATCAGGAAAACAGGGAtcaggaaaacagggaaaacagggaataGGGAAACAGGGAATAGGGAAACAGGGAtcagggaaacagggaaaacagggaaaacagggaataGGGAAACAGGGAATAGGGAAacagggatcagggatcagggaAAACAGGGATCAGGGAAAcggggaaaacagggaaaacagggatcagggaaaacaggaatcagggaaacagggaaaacagggatcagggaaacagggaaaacagggaaaacagggatcagggaaacagggaaaacagggatcagggaaaacagggaaaacagggatcagggaaaacagggatcagggaaacagggaaaacagggaataGGGAAACAGGGAtcagggaaacagggaaaacagggaaaacagggatCAGGGAAAACGGGGATCGGGGGGGTCTCCATGGGAACGGGGGTCTGGGGAGGGAATTCCATCAAAAAGCGAAAGGAGCTTTATGAGAACGGTCAAACTTCCAGGGGaagcaggaaagggaaggaaagacctGGAAAAgccccggaattcccggaattcccgggattcccacCTTGTGCTGGGCCAGCTCGGGCAGGGAGCGGCGCACGTGCTCCTGCAGCCGGTACAGCGCCACCGAGGGCTCGTTGGCCAGCACGTACAGGCTCTCCGTGAACTTGTCTGTCACTGcaggaaaaacgggaaaaaatgggaaaaaacgggaattAACAGTGGGAAGTATCCATAAAAATCCATAGGAACtcccatggctgggccagcgcCACCAAGGGCTCGTTGTGCAGCACGTACAGGCTCTCCGTGAACTTGTCTGTCACTgcgggaaaaacgggaaaaaacgggaaaaaatgggaaaaaacgggaattAACGGGGGGAAATATCCATAAAAATCCATAGGAACTCCCATGGCCGGGCCAGCGGCACCGAGGGCTCGTTGTGCAGCACGTACAGGCTCTCCGTGAACTTGTCTGTCACTgcgggaaaaatggggaaaaatgggaaaaaacgggaattAACGGGGGGAAATATCCAtgaaaatccacaaaaatccatggaaatagCTCCTAGAAATCCCGGGAAATATCTCCTAGAAATCCACAGAAACCCATAAAAACCTCTACAGAAATCCAGAGAAACCCACAGAAATCTGTCCATGGATATTTATAGAAACATCTCCAGAGAAGTCCACAGAAATCCATGGAAATAGCTCCTAGAAATCCATGGAAACAGCTCCTAGAAATCCAGGGAAATAGCGCCTAGAAATCCAGTCCCGGTCCCGTTTTTCCCGCTCCATTCCCGGTTTTCCCCGCTCCATTCCCGGTTTTCCCGCTCCATTCCCGGTTTTTTCCCATTCCATTCCCGTTTTCCCCGCTCCATTCCCGGTTTTTCCCGCTCCATTCCCGGTTTTCCCGCTCCATTCCCGTTTTCCCCGCTCCATTCCCGTTTTCCCCGCTCCATTCCCGTTTTCCCGGCTCCATTCCCGGTTTTTCCCGCTCCATTCCCGTTTTCCCCGCTCCATTCCCGGTTTTCCCGCTCCATTCCCGGTTTTTTCCCATTCCATTCCCGTTTTCCCCGCTCCATTCCCGTTTTCCCCGCTCcattcccgttttttcccgcTCCATTCCCGTTTTCCCCGCTCCATTCCCGTTTTCCCCGCTCCATTCCCGTTTTCCCCGCTCCGTTCCCggttttcccgtttttcccacCTTTCTTCACCTTCAGCTGCATCTCCGCTTCCTCCatcccgcccgccgccgcttCCGCCTCCGCCACTTCCGCTTCCGCCGGCGCCCCCGGAAACCTCCCCGGGCAGAGAAAACAGCCCCGG
It encodes:
- the BORCS8 gene encoding BLOC-1-related complex subunit 8, which gives rise to MEEAEMQLKVKKVTDKFTESLYVLANEPSVALYRLQEHVRRSLPELAQHKSDMQSWEEQSQGAIYTVEYACSAVRSMADSSVCFRSIDSLLRNSIATRERLGSTITPQSKNPPGTS